In a single window of the Candidatus Kaiserbacteria bacterium genome:
- a CDS encoding DUF2341 domain-containing protein, giving the protein MYIDGQAEKAATVSEDTFSTISNFDLYENRVIVRHEGIDPLSIADMEVWNFSDDIDIPFTAVDGAPDTLTLPLNTKLIVWADKTFRPEGNVTVSGGGGGAAHDGTVELFANASFDATGSESHSIGGSFISGSGATVDGETATFTFTTSGATRTIDTNEASLFNAVFNGSGSWNVTNTAFSIGNDFTITQGTVTLPSGTTTIGGSLTVSGGSFNASGGTMVFTSSGAETIIPRTSNFGALTINGSGSFTLVGTNATATKSVRIQSGTFTSATGTLAIGSNFENSGTFTHGGGTLRFTATSSTRVTAGGSDLSSTTFAGSGPFTFTDGNLALQGSLRIESGSVAFATGTMSIGGSLLNQGGSFTHATTGTLLFNSSDTGETVSLGTSTLSNVVFGSGTGGWTVLGNATTTGSFAITGASSFKQSSSTRLSVGGVFTNTVGGGATDWSGSTLVIKSGLGYTINTKSTGGDVYNNIIVGSSTALRAWDSAGTITMADSLSSFYSQDHAGVPGSLYLYGNYLRTTGADYWSYATDFDGVSMGGSPRPVNVYMAQGATTTFTGGTLNIVGVSGSDTLIGNQGSGTYTMDILGGALNALYYSFDDMDADGLNVNGSTTLITSLSEGNFTLVVNGGSLITLSSTTLNYNSGLTIIGTSFATTTAITGANIKVTGTTTSAWTLTGHTGNLDGENYDIDTGAACGSIQWDDSLCLLTRQSAYRFRIDDGGESAPDSEWYDLSWTKRKRVTITNADPVAYTNAVVKLTVTYETGDMQPDFEDLRFTSSDGTTLISHFIETYTGSTNAVVWVEVPALATSTDTEIYMYYNNNAVSDGSAATSTFAFAETFEDNSLSEYIGDYPEFAISGTSAYERSYKLVASDPDNGKTESGGMYISGNVVQQGQTLRTMAYIDTASGSGDEMCTLFGTQDQTHNYAVCLELFGVDRLSLAKNVLHRDTSGTVLASTTVTYSTGWYEIEVDWDTDDLMLVIVSKMERCCYNECNRW; this is encoded by the coding sequence GTGTATATTGATGGACAAGCAGAAAAAGCTGCAACTGTCTCTGAGGACACATTTTCAACTATCAGTAATTTTGACCTCTATGAGAATCGAGTAATTGTTCGTCATGAAGGTATTGACCCACTTTCGATTGCTGATATGGAGGTATGGAATTTCTCTGATGATATTGATATTCCCTTTACGGCAGTCGATGGAGCGCCTGACACACTCACCTTACCTTTGAATACAAAACTCATTGTATGGGCTGATAAAACCTTCCGTCCTGAAGGTAATGTGACGGTAAGTGGCGGAGGTGGTGGTGCGGCACACGATGGGACTGTAGAACTGTTTGCGAACGCATCTTTTGATGCAACAGGGAGCGAATCACACAGTATTGGCGGCAGCTTCATAAGTGGTTCGGGGGCAACAGTTGATGGTGAGACAGCGACATTTACCTTTACCACCTCAGGTGCTACTCGTACGATAGATACCAACGAAGCATCACTTTTCAATGCAGTTTTCAACGGCAGTGGTAGTTGGAATGTGACCAACACGGCATTCTCAATCGGAAATGATTTTACTATTACTCAGGGTACCGTAACACTTCCATCGGGTACAACTACTATTGGTGGCTCACTCACTGTTTCGGGAGGCTCGTTCAATGCAAGTGGCGGCACTATGGTGTTTACCAGTTCAGGTGCAGAAACCATTATTCCCCGTACTTCAAATTTTGGTGCACTCACCATAAATGGTTCGGGCTCATTTACTCTCGTTGGTACCAATGCGACTGCGACAAAGAGTGTGCGTATTCAGAGCGGTACATTCACGAGTGCTACCGGCACACTTGCTATAGGAAGTAACTTTGAAAACAGTGGAACCTTCACTCATGGTGGTGGAACACTCCGCTTTACCGCAACATCTTCTACACGTGTCACTGCGGGAGGCTCTGATCTTTCAAGCACCACCTTTGCGGGAAGTGGTCCGTTCACGTTTACTGACGGTAATCTTGCACTTCAGGGTTCACTCCGCATTGAAAGTGGGTCAGTAGCATTTGCTACCGGCACAATGTCAATCGGTGGTTCGCTCTTAAATCAAGGTGGCTCGTTTACGCATGCGACTACGGGCACATTGCTCTTTAATTCGTCTGATACGGGAGAAACGGTAAGTCTTGGGACGTCAACACTCAGTAATGTAGTCTTTGGAAGTGGAACTGGTGGATGGACTGTTCTCGGAAATGCAACCACCACGGGCAGTTTTGCAATTACGGGTGCATCGAGTTTTAAACAAAGTTCAAGCACACGACTCTCTGTGGGTGGTGTATTTACAAACACTGTGGGTGGCGGAGCAACAGATTGGTCTGGTAGTACACTGGTGATTAAATCAGGACTTGGCTACACCATCAATACAAAATCAACGGGAGGTGATGTGTATAACAATATTATTGTAGGCTCTTCAACGGCACTCCGTGCATGGGACAGTGCGGGTACCATTACCATGGCAGATTCACTCAGTTCATTCTACTCGCAAGACCATGCGGGAGTCCCTGGCTCGCTCTATCTCTATGGTAATTATCTTCGCACAACGGGTGCGGATTATTGGAGCTATGCGACTGATTTCGATGGTGTGAGTATGGGAGGTTCACCACGACCCGTGAATGTGTATATGGCACAGGGCGCTACCACAACCTTCACGGGAGGTACACTTAATATTGTCGGTGTAAGTGGTTCAGACACACTGATTGGTAATCAAGGAAGTGGTACCTACACTATGGATATTCTTGGTGGTGCACTCAATGCGCTGTACTACAGTTTTGATGATATGGATGCAGACGGTCTTAACGTGAATGGTAGTACGACACTTATTACATCATTGTCAGAAGGTAATTTCACTCTTGTGGTAAATGGTGGTTCACTTATTACACTCTCATCAACAACACTCAATTACAACTCGGGACTAACAATTATTGGTACTTCTTTTGCCACGACAACGGCAATTACCGGCGCAAACATTAAAGTGACAGGTACGACGACAAGTGCATGGACACTTACCGGTCACACTGGAAATCTTGATGGTGAGAACTATGATATTGATACAGGAGCCGCGTGTGGTTCGATTCAATGGGATGATAGTTTGTGTCTTCTCACACGACAGTCTGCGTATCGCTTCCGTATTGATGACGGTGGGGAAAGTGCACCTGATAGTGAATGGTATGATCTCTCCTGGACAAAGCGTAAGCGCGTCACGATTACAAATGCCGATCCAGTAGCATACACCAATGCTGTGGTAAAACTTACGGTGACGTATGAAACGGGAGATATGCAACCAGACTTTGAGGATTTGCGCTTTACCTCGAGCGATGGGACGACACTCATTTCGCACTTCATTGAAACATATACAGGAAGTACCAATGCGGTTGTATGGGTAGAAGTGCCAGCACTTGCTACTTCAACGGATACAGAAATATATATGTACTACAATAACAACGCGGTGAGCGACGGAAGCGCAGCAACAAGTACCTTTGCGTTTGCAGAGACATTCGAAGACAATAGCCTTTCTGAATATATTGGTGATTATCCTGAATTTGCAATCTCAGGAACGAGTGCATATGAACGATCGTATAAATTGGTGGCGAGTGATCCTGATAACGGTAAGACAGAATCTGGCGGTATGTATATCAGCGGTAATGTCGTACAACAAGGGCAGACACTTCGCACGATGGCATACATTGATACTGCATCAGGCTCTGGTGATGAAATGTGTACACTCTTTGGCACACAGGATCAAACACACAATTATGCTGTTTGCCTTGAACTCTTCGGTGTTGACCGTCTTTCTCTCGCAAAGAACGTGCTGCATCGTGACACCTCAGGTACCGTGCTTGCATCGACCACGGTAACGTACAGCACCGGTTGGTATGAGATAGAGGTTGATTGGGATACTGATGACCTTATGTTGGTGATTGTGTCAAAAATGGAACGTTGTTGCTACAACGAGTGCAATAGATGGTAG
- a CDS encoding fibronectin type III domain-containing protein: protein MIRALSTAVVTLFCIVYFAQVSPLVHAADTVPPDITNVQITNVAEDTVTITWQTDEDADSTINYGLQEDYGTVRIPEAIRTEHSVTLNTLEPGRTYYFRVVSSDADGNQGISANYKVVTDGDPQSGAEAGEGKETQTETSQTVQSESQSQSESQSQSQSESQTVQEVLEQIKQINSPEKLQEILNETVKAIQGITEDLTIVGPPTVIVETTSALVKWTTDRESSSEVLFSPSDTYTEGQYAFSQASTGGNTTDHEVRVIGLDPYTEYHFQVRSKDTYGIEGKSRDYTFKTKASRPDIKNLRILKVEENSATLAWDTTVPAKALVEYQDLTKGTQNSIGRPTLATNHQMRISDLTLGTRYVAFVIAENAGGDRVKSNPITFITVKDTAPPIISNVTNESTLFPGGESRIQTIIEWITDEPAHCALSYREGITGGIEPTVIDSKDTGFAMQHVEVIVDFAPATVYQFWLDCADESKNSVKSENFVLFTPIQEKNIIDIIIENFESTFGWVKNING, encoded by the coding sequence ATGATTCGAGCGCTTTCAACAGCGGTAGTAACGCTTTTTTGTATTGTGTACTTTGCACAGGTCTCTCCTCTTGTGCATGCTGCAGACACGGTACCGCCTGATATCACGAATGTGCAAATCACCAACGTTGCGGAAGATACAGTGACGATTACCTGGCAGACTGATGAAGATGCTGATTCAACTATTAATTATGGACTTCAAGAAGATTACGGTACCGTACGTATTCCTGAAGCGATTCGTACTGAGCATTCTGTAACGCTGAATACCCTTGAACCTGGTCGTACCTACTATTTTCGCGTTGTTTCTTCAGATGCTGATGGGAATCAGGGCATTTCTGCAAACTATAAAGTAGTCACTGACGGTGACCCACAATCTGGCGCTGAAGCAGGGGAGGGTAAAGAAACGCAGACTGAGACGAGCCAAACAGTGCAGAGTGAAAGCCAGTCTCAGTCTGAATCACAATCACAGTCACAATCTGAATCACAGACCGTGCAAGAAGTGCTCGAACAAATTAAACAAATCAATTCGCCAGAAAAACTCCAAGAAATTCTCAATGAAACGGTAAAAGCAATTCAAGGTATTACCGAAGATCTCACTATTGTGGGTCCTCCGACGGTGATTGTAGAAACCACAAGTGCACTCGTAAAATGGACTACCGACCGTGAATCTAGTTCTGAAGTTCTTTTTTCTCCATCAGATACATATACCGAAGGTCAATATGCCTTCTCTCAAGCAAGTACGGGTGGTAATACCACTGACCACGAGGTACGCGTGATTGGTCTTGATCCATATACCGAGTATCATTTCCAAGTGCGTTCGAAAGACACATACGGTATTGAGGGGAAGAGCCGTGATTATACATTCAAGACAAAGGCATCACGCCCTGATATAAAAAATCTTCGTATTTTGAAAGTGGAGGAAAACTCCGCAACACTCGCGTGGGACACTACAGTTCCAGCAAAAGCACTCGTCGAGTATCAAGACTTGACGAAGGGTACCCAAAACTCAATAGGTCGTCCTACCCTCGCCACCAATCATCAAATGCGTATTTCTGACCTTACATTAGGTACACGGTATGTTGCTTTTGTTATTGCAGAAAACGCAGGTGGCGACCGTGTAAAGAGCAATCCAATTACTTTTATTACGGTAAAGGACACAGCACCACCAATCATCAGTAATGTGACGAACGAATCCACACTCTTCCCGGGCGGGGAGTCACGTATTCAAACAATTATAGAATGGATTACGGATGAACCAGCCCATTGTGCTCTCTCGTATCGTGAAGGTATTACCGGTGGTATTGAACCTACGGTTATTGATTCAAAAGACACTGGTTTCGCTATGCAGCATGTAGAGGTGATTGTCGATTTTGCACCAGCAACGGTGTATCAGTTTTGGCTTGATTGTGCAGACGAATCTAAGAATAGTGTGAAGTCAGAAAACTTTGTGCTTTTTACGCCTATTCAAGAAAAGAATATCATCGACATTATTATTGAAAACTTCGAGAGCACCTTCGGTTGGGTTAAAAATATAAATGGTTAG
- a CDS encoding ABC transporter ATP-binding protein yields the protein MAKPLITCRDLTITYNKGKSNEFKALQHVNTDIYEGEYIILFGPSGCGKSTLMYAIQGSLPPGDGTLLIRGDDIYAYPPQERVYFQRYVMGIIFQSFNLIGSLSVLDNVALPMIFCDANKATRERRAQMLLDRFGVGAVSHKIPSMLSGGQQQRVSVARSMVNDPQILLADEPTGNLDSISTQQVMDKIDEINTFDMRTIIMVSHNAAHLSYAHRVYYLKDGFIVREVVNPQRKQIKPVREGETIVTELEELARLFPYDSVDTLRVKSLTNFLTQEYTFSQLSRIEKAIHLLIMGKIHKKLFVDALVKKYDEGGVGVDRKIAEHMANVSVSIVKQSTDIKRFRNDNDSDAAFFSQHKFAERVREYLLQHHSVPLTKVTEANLTTMIADRLSGIHGEKEFHAQLMATYKNGGLHLDEKTSDDLARYMEKLIALGVDVSYKT from the coding sequence ATGGCAAAACCACTTATCACATGCCGTGACCTCACGATTACCTACAACAAAGGGAAGTCGAATGAGTTTAAAGCGCTCCAGCACGTCAATACCGACATCTATGAAGGGGAATACATTATTCTCTTCGGTCCTTCTGGATGTGGTAAGTCGACACTCATGTATGCCATACAGGGCTCTTTGCCACCGGGTGATGGGACACTTCTTATTCGTGGCGATGATATTTATGCATATCCACCTCAGGAGCGTGTGTATTTTCAACGGTATGTGATGGGTATTATTTTCCAGTCTTTCAACCTCATTGGCTCTCTCTCCGTACTCGACAACGTAGCGCTCCCCATGATTTTTTGTGATGCGAACAAGGCAACTCGTGAGCGTCGTGCGCAGATGCTCCTTGACCGTTTTGGTGTGGGTGCGGTATCTCACAAGATCCCCTCTATGCTCTCAGGAGGTCAACAGCAGCGTGTTTCGGTAGCTCGTTCAATGGTTAACGACCCACAGATACTTCTTGCTGACGAGCCTACCGGTAACCTTGACAGTATTTCTACTCAACAGGTTATGGATAAGATTGATGAGATCAATACGTTTGATATGCGCACCATTATCATGGTGTCACACAACGCCGCACACCTTTCTTATGCACATCGAGTCTATTACCTTAAAGATGGTTTTATTGTGCGAGAAGTGGTCAATCCACAGCGCAAACAAATAAAGCCGGTACGAGAAGGGGAGACCATCGTTACTGAGTTAGAGGAACTCGCACGTCTTTTCCCGTATGACTCGGTTGATACATTACGTGTGAAGAGTCTCACCAACTTTCTTACACAAGAGTATACCTTTAGTCAGCTTTCGCGTATTGAAAAAGCAATCCACTTACTCATCATGGGTAAGATACATAAAAAACTATTTGTCGATGCACTCGTGAAAAAATATGATGAAGGGGGAGTGGGTGTCGACAGAAAAATCGCAGAACATATGGCTAATGTGTCGGTATCGATTGTTAAACAGTCAACTGATATCAAGCGTTTTCGCAATGACAATGATTCTGATGCGGCCTTTTTCTCTCAGCATAAGTTTGCTGAACGTGTTCGTGAGTATCTTCTTCAACACCACAGTGTTCCGCTTACAAAAGTCACTGAAGCCAATCTTACGACAATGATTGCAGACCGATTATCGGGTATTCATGGCGAAAAAGAGTTTCATGCACAACTCATGGCTACATATAAAAATGGCGGGCTCCATCTCGATGAAAAGACAAGTGATGACTTAGCACGGTATATGGAAAAACTCATCGCTCTTGGTGTGGATGTGAGTTATAAGACGTAA
- a CDS encoding ABC transporter permease has protein sequence MQVADLARLSTRMFKTNPMRTWLTILGMGVGTGAVVILVGLGFGLQQIILEQIVFGDSLLSLGVSATGARNLSITDEVIQGFEKNVNIEDAAPLARFPALITYKGLTGNIFIQGAEPAYLRYAGITASFGDTFVEEDIANTGEVMLSPAVLKLFGVEDAESFIGQEVSFRLLVPTDDGTDLVTEINIEKKYRVKGITKEEGVLNVLMMLPELRNYVGIEEYDRAQVKVVSNEFLADVEKSLIEEGYRVTALSKTVEQASKIFQGIQVVLATFGGIALLVSAIGMFNTMTVTLLERTKEIGIMRTIGASPRDIKFLFVSESIIVGFLGGVSGILMGVTLGFVVNIMLNVAASQFGGKSVDLFQFPIGFLVFIALFSGSVGYLTGIFPARRASLLNPLDAIRYE, from the coding sequence ATGCAAGTAGCGGATCTCGCGCGTCTTTCAACGCGCATGTTTAAAACGAATCCGATGCGTACCTGGCTGACTATCCTTGGTATGGGTGTTGGTACAGGTGCTGTGGTGATTTTGGTGGGTCTTGGTTTTGGACTTCAGCAAATCATTCTTGAACAAATCGTCTTTGGAGACAGCCTTCTTTCACTTGGTGTGTCTGCTACTGGTGCACGTAACCTTTCAATTACAGACGAAGTGATTCAAGGCTTTGAAAAAAATGTAAATATTGAAGATGCAGCGCCGTTAGCCCGTTTTCCCGCTCTGATTACCTACAAGGGTCTTACGGGAAATATCTTTATCCAGGGCGCTGAACCAGCATATCTACGATATGCTGGTATTACTGCATCCTTCGGAGACACCTTTGTTGAGGAAGATATTGCTAATACGGGCGAAGTCATGCTCTCACCAGCCGTTCTTAAACTCTTCGGTGTTGAAGATGCTGAATCTTTTATTGGACAGGAGGTGTCCTTTAGACTCCTTGTTCCTACAGATGATGGCACAGACCTAGTTACGGAAATCAATATTGAGAAAAAATACCGTGTAAAAGGAATTACCAAAGAAGAAGGTGTGCTTAATGTACTCATGATGCTTCCTGAACTCCGTAACTATGTAGGAATAGAGGAGTACGACAGAGCACAAGTGAAGGTTGTATCGAACGAATTTTTGGCAGACGTTGAAAAATCACTTATTGAAGAAGGATATCGCGTGACTGCGCTTTCAAAGACAGTAGAGCAAGCATCCAAGATTTTCCAAGGAATTCAAGTTGTTTTGGCGACGTTTGGTGGTATTGCACTTCTTGTATCTGCTATTGGTATGTTTAATACCATGACAGTGACTCTTTTGGAGCGAACCAAAGAGATTGGTATCATGCGTACTATAGGCGCTTCACCACGCGATATTAAGTTTTTGTTTGTGTCCGAGTCAATCATTGTGGGTTTTCTTGGTGGAGTAAGTGGGATACTCATGGGGGTAACCTTGGGATTTGTTGTGAATATCATGTTGAATGTTGCAGCGAGTCAGTTCGGAGGGAAGAGTGTTGATCTCTTCCAGTTTCCTATAGGATTCCTTGTATTCATTGCTTTATTCTCGGGTTCAGTGGGGTATTTAACAGGAATTTTTCCCGCACGTCGTGCGTCCTTACTTAATCCACTCGATGCTATTCGTTATGAATAA